The following coding sequences lie in one Cercospora beticola chromosome 9, complete sequence genomic window:
- a CDS encoding uncharacterized protein (BUSCO:EOG09261G92): protein MALNPEPASPATRENQQLPPKSYAEAVEEDPIDAQDPVIDESIIKETPPRPAHIRNGSGEPRALGEVIDEATSSPGSPTLRHPKGRLESKASRESYASAVKERSPTPNGLPNGDGYGNPVKETIRNELKTNGGSNGNSETFHGVGEDEAPRSPVRRTHKRRSSRTLNGETSRPTSSDSQIDMGSEQQQPNGNTLAPSPAIDLIRNKSGENLTSVKRNDDDFLSLQQIEDKPKPIRQLRRDSELTSGRRAGEGWGRSAIRWAPLNVPVQRRLQTAMVLLHTLSIVGSLAFFLFLCGIPLLWPILVPYLVYVLFSQVSIDGSLALRSEFWRRSKVWSLFASYFPARLHRSEKLEPTRKYVFGYHPHGIISHGAFAAFATEALGFGQLFPGITNTLLTLDSNFRIPLYREYALRMGLASVSRESCENILSRGGPNKEGMGRAVTIVVGGARESLDAKPYTMRLVLRKRKGFVKLAVRCGADLVPTLAFGENDIYDQFDSDKHPWIHKTQLFVKKLMGFTVPLFHARGVFNYDVGMMPYRRPINIVVGRPIQTIQSKTPDPAYVDELHTKYVEELQRIWDDWKDTFARDRKGELEIVE, encoded by the exons ATGGCGCTCAATCCAGAGCCTGCCTCTCCCGCGACACGCGAAAATCAGCAACTGCCTCCCAAAAGTTACGCTGAAGCTGTTGAAGAGGATCCCATCGACGCCCAAGATCCCGTGATCGACGAGAGCATTATCAAAGAGACGCCGCCGCGTCCCGCGCACATCAGAAACGGTTCCGGCGAGCCTCGAGCTCTCGGCGAAGTCATCGACGAGGCCACATCATCCCCTGGAAGTCCTACATTACGGCATCCCAAAGGCAGACTCGAGTCGAAAGCGAGTCGCGAGAGCTACGCGAGTGCTGTCAAGGAGCGTTCGCCAACACCAAACGGACTACCCAATGGTGACGGCTACGGAAATCCCGTGAAGGAGACGATCAGGAACGAGCTGAAGACAAACGGTGGCAGCAACGGCAACAGCGAGACATTTCACGGAgtaggcgaggacgaggctcCTCGATCACCAGTCAGGCGGACACACAAGCGTCGCTCTTCGCGCACGCTCAACGGCGAAACAAGTCGACCCACCTCATCCGATTCGCAAATCGATATGGGGAGcgaacaacagcagccaAATGGCAACACGCTTGCGCCGTCTCCCGCAATCGACCTCATTCGTAATAAGAGCGGTGAAAATCTGACTTCGGTGAAGCGCAACGACGATGACTTTTTGAGCTTGCAACAAATCGAGGACAAACCTAAGCCTATTCGTCAGCTACGGCGAGACAGCGAGCTCACGAGTGGACGTCGTGCAGGTGAGGGGTGGGGGAGGAGTGCGATTCGATGGGCACCGCTGAACGTGCCGGTCCAGCGTAGACTGCAGACCGCCATGGTACTCCTGCACACGCTCTCCATTGTGGGCTCCCTCGCTTTCTTTTTATTCCTATGCGGCATTCCTCTCCTTTGGCCGATCCTGGTGCCTTATCTCGTCTATGTCCTCTTCTCGCAGGTCTCGATCGATGGCAGTCTGGCGCTTCGCTCCGAATTCTGGCGTCGAAGTAAGGTCTGGTCGCTGTTTGCCTCCTACTTTCCAGCGCGGCTACACCGGAGCGAGAAGCTGGAACCGACAAGGAAGTATGTCTTTGGATACCATCCACACGGTATCATTAGTCACGGCGCATTTGCCGCCTTTGCGACCGAAGCGCTCGGCTTCGGCCAGCTCTTCCCTGGCATTACTAACACATTGCTCACGCTCGACTCCAACTTCAGGATACCGCTCTACCGCGAGTATGCACTTCGCATGGGTCTCGCCTCCGTCAGCCGCGAAAGCTGTGAAAACATTCTTTCCAGAGGCGGGCCGAATAAAGAAGGCATGGGTCGTGCTGTGACTATCGTTGTTGGAGGTGCACGCGAATCCTTGGATGCGAAACCCTACACCATGCGTCTGGTATTGAGAAAGCGTAAGGGCTTTGTCAAACTTGCTGTCAGGTGTGGTGCGGATCTTGTTCCTACTCTGGCATTTGGCGAGAACGATATCTATGACCAATTCGACTCGGACAAACACCCTTGGATTCACAAAACTCAGCTGTTTGTCAAGAAGTTGATGGGCTTCACT GTACCTCTCTTCCACGCGCGTGGCGTGTTCAACTACGACGTTGGGATGATGCCCTATCGACGACCCATCAATATCGTGGTTGGCCGGCCAATCCAGACAATACAAAGCAAGACGCCCGATCCTGCTTATGTCGATGAACTGCACACAAAGTACGTCGAGGAGCTGCAGAGAATATGGGACGATTGGAAAGACACTTTTGCCAGAGATCGCAAAGGCGAATTGGAAATCGTGGAATGA
- a CDS encoding uncharacterized protein (MEROPS:MER0003372), giving the protein MPSIFLRRLNTIHIQSGVIDRVSFCQSWPSCRTFAIMASKASAQRPADFVDFLNASPTPFHAVRSAKERLEKAGFKPIRERDSWNATLQPGGKYYLTRNTSTIVAFAIGTEWKPGNPIAMVGAHTDSPCLRIKPVSKRSAEGFLQVGVETYGGGMWHSWFDRDLGVAGRVMVKGKDGVVEQKLVRIHKPIARIPNLAVHFGGYEPFTFNKETQLFPVLGLISAELNRTGKSKDELKKEADEEEKAAGFEPLKTATQRHHPYLISLIAQDAGVDAQDVLDFELVLYDMQPATIGGINDEFVFSARLDNLGMTYCAVEGLIQSVASASALKGDPTIRLIACFDHEEIGSQSAQGADSNMLPSVIRRLSVLPASSSDSEKSYDKVSNGESADTSTAYEQTLSTSFLVSADMAHSVNPNYGGNYEPEHRPHMNEGTVIKINANVRYATNSPGIVLLQECAKRAKPTSWQLPEAKTKDGGVPLQLFVVRNDSRCGSTIGPMLSAALGARTIDVGNPQLSMHSIRETGGAYDAEHGVNLFDSFFEHYGELESKILVD; this is encoded by the exons ATGCCTTCCATCTTCCTTCGCAGACTCAACACAATCCATATACAGTCTGGTGTAATTGATCGTGTGTCTTTCTGTCAATCCTGGCCCTCTTGTAGAACATTCGCCATTATGGCCAGCAAAGCATCTGCACAGCGGCCTGCCGACTTCGTCGACTTCCTCAATGCATCTCCCACAC CATTCCACGCGGTCCGGTCAGCGAAGGAGCGTCTAGAGAAAGCCGGCTTCAAGCCCATTAGA GAACGCGATTCCTGGAATGCCACCCTCCAACCAGGCGGCAAATACTACCTCACCCGCAACACCTCCACCATCGTAGCATTCGCCATCGGGACAGAATGGAAGCCCGGCAACCCAATCGCCATGGTTGGCGCCCACACCGACTCGCCCTGCTTGCGCATCAAGCCCGTATCAAAGCGATCCGCTGAAGGCTTCCTGCAAGTCGGTGTTGAGACATACGGTGGTGGCATGTGGCATTCGTGGTTCGACCGTGATTTGGGAGTGGCTGGAAGAGTAATGGTAAAAGGCAAAGACGGCGTGgtggagcagaagctggtcaGGATACACAAGCCCATAGCCAGGATTCCAAATTTGGCTGTACACTTTGGCGGATACGAACCATTCACATTCAACAAGGAGACACAATTGTTCCCGGTCTTGGGTCTGATATCCGCGGAGCTCAACAGGACGGGCAAGTCGAAGGACGAATTGAAGAAAGAggcggatgaggaggagaaggctgctgGGTTCGAGCCTCTCAAGACAGCGACACAGAGACATCACCCATATCTGATCTCTTTGATCGCTCAAGATGCAGGCGTGGATGCACAAGATGTGCTGGACTTCGAGCTCGTGCTGTACGACATGCAACCCGCGACCATCGGCGGCATCAACGATGAATTCGTTTTCTCTGCTCGTCTGGACAATTTGGGCATGACATACTGCGCCGTTGAAGGTCTCATTCAATCAGTCGCCTCAGCTTCCGCACTCAAGGGTGACCCGACGATTCGCCTCATCGCATGCTTCGACCACGAGGAGATCGGCTCACAATCCGCTCAAGGCGCAGATTCGAATATGCTCCCATCTGTGATTAGACGTTTGTCCGTCCTTCCCGCTTCATCATCTGACAGTGAGAAGAGCTACGACAAAGTCAGCAACGGTGAATCTGCCGACACGAGCACTGCATACGAGCAGACCTTATCAACCAGCTTCCTTGTCAGCGCAGACATGGCGCACTCCGTAAACCCGAACTATGGCGGAAACTACGAACCAGAGCACCGACCGCACATGAACGAGGGAACCGTCATCAAGATCAACGCCAATGTACGCTACGCCACTAACTCGCCTGGTATCGTCCTGCTCCAGGAGTGCGCCAAACGAGCCAAGCCCACTTCATGGCAACTACCAGAGGCCAAGACGAAGGACGGCGGTGTTCCTCTGCAATTGTTCGTCGTGAGAAACGACTCTCGGTGTGGTAGCACCATCGGCCCCATGCTGAGCGCCGCCTTGGGCGCCAGGACGATTGATGTGGGTAACCCACAGCTCAGCATGCACTCCATCCGTGAGACAGGAGGTGCATATGATGCGGAGCACGGCGTGAACTTGTTCGACAGCTTCTTTGAGCATTATGGGGAGCTGGAGAGTAAGATTCTGGTTGATTGA
- a CDS encoding uncharacterized protein (CAZy:GH13): MPGRLLKGDADAWWKEGVVYQIYPASYNDSNNDGMGDLEGIIQKLDYIKSLGVAIVWICPHFDSPQVDMGYDISDYQAIYPPYGNLDDCERLIKECHKRDLKIIFDLVVNHTSSEHKWFKESRSSKTNSKRDWYIWRPAKYDSQGNRIAPNNWRGNFSQPAWTWDEETQEYYLHLFAREQPDLNWENPDVRKAIWEDIVEFWLKRGVNGFRVDTVNMYSKGDMKDAPITDPGAEAQPAGLQYCNGPRMHEFLSEMNAVMKKYGAFTVGECPNTPDMAKVIKYVSAAEKQLDMVFQFDVVDVSRECGVDPNVEPSFSLAQFKEAIARTQEIMEHPDAWTTAFLENHDQARSISRFASDAPEFRDASARMLALFLVTLSGTLYVYQGQELGLRNVPLSWPIEEYKDLSSQNWYEYIKRTHNGDEKTLAGTKRALQRLARDHARVPMQWDSSMNAGFSQAEPWMRVNDDYESYNVAAQEKNPKSVLAFWKDMIALRKEHKELFVYGQFKLLDAENPNTFTFSKRYGDKEAIVVLNFTTEEQESGVEAAYSSAKLLLSSGGSNAGQKLAPLEGRVYVI, translated from the exons ATGCCAGGAAGATTGCTAAAAGGAGATGCTGATGCTTGGTGGAAAGAGGGAGTTGTCTACCAGATCTACCCTGCAAGCTACAATGACAGCAACAACGATGGCATGGGAGACCTTGAAGGTATTATCCAAAAGCTGGATTACATCAAGAGCCTTGGAGTGGCTATAGTGTGGATCTGCCCACACTTTGACTCGCCACAGGTTGACATGGGATATG ACATCAGCGATTACCAGGCGATCTATCCTCCGTATGGGAACCTGGATGATTGCGAACGACTTATCAAAGAGTGCCACAAGAGGGATCTGAAGATCATCTTTGATCTAGTCGTTAACCATACTTCGAGCGAACACAAGTGGTTCAAAGAGTCTCGCTCGTCCAAGACAAATTCGAAACGAGATTGGTACATTTGGAGACCAGCCAAATATGACTCGCAAGGAAACCGCATTGCACCAAACAACTGGCGCGGGAACTTCAGTCAGCCAGCCTGGACATGGGACGAAGAGACGCAAGAATACTATCTCCACTTGTTCGCGAGGGAGCAGCCTGACCTCAACTGGGAGAATCCTGATGTGAGGAAAGCCATTTGGGAGGACATCGTCGAGTTCTGGCTGAAGAGAGGCGTCAATGGCTTCCGCGTGGACACTGTGAACATGTACAGCAAAGGTGACATGAAGGATGCCCCAATCACTGATCCTGGTGCAGAGGCCCAACCCGCTGGTCTTCAGTATTGCAACGGGCCTCGTATGCATGAGTTCCTCTCCGAGATGAATGCTGTCATGAAGAAATATGGTGCCTTCACAGTCGGCGAATGTCCCAACACACCAGATATGGCCAAGGTGATCAAATACGTGTCGGCAGCAGAGAAGCAGCTGGATATGGTCTTCCAGTTCGATGTCGTGGACGTTTCTCGTGAGTGCGGAGTCGACCCGAACGTGGAACCAAGCTTCTCTCTTGCTCAGTTCAAGGAGGCGATTGCTAGAACCCAAGAGATCATGGAACATCCGGACGCATGGACTACCGCCTTCTTGGAGAACCACGATCAGGCCCGATCGATCTCTCGTTTCGCATCCGATGCACCGGAGTTCCGCGACGCCAGCGCCAGAATGCTTGCCCTATTTCTCGTCACCCTCAGCGGAACACTCTACGTGTACCAAGGGCAAGAGCTTGGTCTTCGCAATGTCCCACTCTCCTGGCCGATTGAAGAATACAAGGATCTATCATCTCAGAACTGGTACGAGTACATCAAGCGTACCCACAACGGCGACGAGAAGACTCTCGCAGGGACAAAGCGCGCTTTACAACGTCTGGCAAGAGACCATGCCAGGGTTCCAATGCAATGGGACTCTTCCATGAACGCAGGCTTCTCCCAAGCAGAGCCCTGGATGCGTGTGAACGATGACTATGAGTCGTATAATGTTGCTGCTCAGGAGAAGAATCCCAAATCGGTCCTGGCGTTCTGGAAGGATATGATTGCTCTTCGCAAAGAGCACAAGGAGTTGTTTGTGTATGGCCAATTCAAGCTCTTGGATGCCGAGAATCCAAACACTTTCACCTTCTCGAAAAGGTACGGGGATAAAGAGGCGATTGTCGTACTCAACTTCACCacggaggagcaggagagcGGCGTCGAAGCTGCTTATAGCTCAGCGAAATTGCTCCTGAGCTCCGGTGGAAGCAATGCTGGGCAGAAGCTGGCTCCTCTGGAGGGAAGAGTTTACGTGATCTAA